The Methanocella arvoryzae MRE50 genome includes a region encoding these proteins:
- a CDS encoding glycerate kinase type-2 family protein translates to MNIRGADSLIRGSERRAHALAIVRAGISAVLPENVVRNAVKLKGNRLQVGSREYDLEQYDHIYVAGGGKAAATMAAELENLLGDRITAGLVNDRYGVQARTTRTRVNNAGHPLPTEDGQRGVREMLDMLSGASKDDLVIFLISGGGSALLPCPAPGISLEDKIRLTDLLLKSGATIAEINCVRKHSSCIKGGQLLRYVNGATVLSLIVSDVVGDDPGSIASGPTAPDNTTFADALSILDNYGLKDLAPVSILRHLEAGMRGQVPETLKPGDPAFGRVYNEIIAGNLVALKAAAGEAQRLGYHPIILGSHIKGESREVGLVHAGIAKECLTSGNPAPLPAAIISGGETTVTVRGPGKGGRNEEFILGVLRDYTPGITAVSADTDGIDGATDACGAIADETTLPRAESLGLSIQKALDSNASYDFFEALGDLIFTGPTGTNVSDLRVVLVYKFQ, encoded by the coding sequence ATGAACATACGGGGAGCCGATAGCCTTATCCGGGGAAGCGAGCGGCGAGCGCACGCCCTGGCTATTGTCAGGGCAGGCATATCTGCGGTGTTACCTGAAAATGTGGTGCGAAATGCAGTGAAGCTTAAAGGGAACCGGCTTCAGGTCGGCAGCCGGGAGTATGATCTGGAACAATACGACCATATTTACGTCGCAGGCGGGGGCAAGGCAGCGGCGACCATGGCTGCAGAACTTGAAAATCTCCTCGGCGACCGCATTACTGCCGGGCTGGTCAACGACCGGTATGGTGTACAGGCAAGGACCACCCGGACCAGAGTCAACAATGCCGGGCATCCCCTGCCCACGGAAGACGGCCAGCGCGGAGTCAGAGAAATGCTCGACATGCTCTCCGGTGCCAGTAAGGATGACCTGGTCATCTTCCTCATCTCCGGCGGCGGCTCAGCCTTACTTCCCTGTCCTGCTCCTGGCATATCTCTGGAAGACAAGATCCGGCTGACAGATCTGCTGCTCAAGAGCGGTGCGACGATCGCGGAGATCAACTGTGTGCGCAAGCATAGCTCCTGCATTAAGGGTGGGCAACTCCTGCGGTATGTGAACGGCGCTACTGTGCTCAGCCTGATCGTATCGGACGTCGTCGGGGACGACCCCGGGTCGATCGCTTCCGGGCCGACTGCGCCGGACAATACCACTTTTGCGGACGCTCTCTCGATACTGGATAATTACGGGCTTAAGGATCTGGCGCCCGTTTCCATCCTCCGGCATCTCGAAGCCGGCATGCGGGGCCAGGTTCCCGAAACGCTCAAGCCCGGCGACCCTGCTTTCGGCCGGGTATACAACGAGATCATCGCGGGCAACCTCGTGGCACTGAAAGCCGCCGCCGGAGAAGCGCAAAGGCTCGGGTACCATCCGATCATCCTTGGCTCGCACATCAAAGGCGAGAGCCGGGAAGTTGGCCTTGTCCATGCGGGCATAGCAAAAGAATGCCTCACCAGCGGCAATCCGGCGCCTCTCCCGGCAGCTATCATATCCGGCGGGGAAACTACCGTCACAGTCAGAGGTCCGGGCAAAGGCGGGCGCAACGAGGAGTTCATCCTCGGAGTGCTGCGAGACTATACGCCCGGAATAACCGCTGTGTCGGCAGACACCGACGGCATAGACGGCGCCACAGACGCCTGCGGTGCTATCGCGGATGAGACCACACTACCACGGGCTGAGTCGCTGGGGCTGTCGATCCAGAAAGCACTGGACAGCAACGCCTCATACGACTTCTTCGAAGCGCTGGGAGATTTGATATTCACCGGGCCCACGGGGACAAATGTAAGCGATCTCCGCGTTGTACTTGTATACAAATTTCAGTGA
- the mscL gene encoding large conductance mechanosensitive channel protein MscL translates to MVKTVVAVYMGIIQEFREFLEEYKVVGLAVAFIMGATVTTLVQSLVNDIIMPCINPLLASTGSDWKNATAVIGPVALKYGSFTSNLINFMIIAFVVFLIAKVVLKETKVTKK, encoded by the coding sequence ATGGTTAAAACAGTAGTCGCGGTCTATATGGGTATTATTCAGGAGTTCCGGGAATTTCTCGAGGAATATAAAGTAGTCGGGCTTGCCGTCGCGTTCATCATGGGCGCTACAGTAACGACTCTGGTGCAGTCACTGGTGAACGATATTATTATGCCTTGCATCAATCCGCTGCTGGCATCTACCGGCTCGGACTGGAAGAACGCCACAGCCGTGATCGGGCCGGTTGCACTGAAGTACGGCTCGTTTACGAGCAACCTGATCAACTTCATGATCATCGCGTTCGTGGTATTCCTGATCGCGAAGGTCGTCCTCAAGGAAACCAAGGTCACTAAAAAATGA
- a CDS encoding tetratricopeptide repeat protein, giving the protein MGYDIDLEISSYEQAVKTRPGDADARRALGLAYGIKGRYSDAVRELEEAAKLRPDSAEIHYSLGIAYDALGETKKASQEFRKAVELKDDYVEARLSLAITLNELGLVDDALPVFTELVKQAPNLPEARVGFAISLMAAGYLDDAIEMLQEAVKLNPEYFDAYMLLAGAYADKGDLREAENAYKQAVKANPSSPDAYYNLAVTQSERNLLTEAIQNYRIAIQHSPDFLEAHYNLGLLLDDKGLVDEAIREYETTLDLDPDFPDAYNRLGWDYARMGDPAKAREFYEKAIALDEHFVQAHLNLGSLFLEQKQYEDAIREFETVQKIDPDNGEAKNYLATARYKLGII; this is encoded by the coding sequence ATGGGCTACGACATCGATCTCGAAATAAGCAGCTACGAACAGGCGGTTAAGACCAGACCCGGGGATGCGGATGCCAGGCGAGCCCTGGGGCTGGCCTACGGCATTAAAGGCCGCTATAGCGATGCAGTGCGGGAACTTGAAGAAGCGGCGAAGCTGAGGCCGGACAGTGCCGAGATCCACTACAGCCTTGGCATCGCCTACGATGCCCTCGGCGAGACGAAAAAGGCGTCCCAGGAGTTCCGCAAGGCTGTCGAGCTGAAAGACGATTACGTAGAGGCGAGGCTGAGCCTGGCCATCACCCTCAACGAGCTCGGGCTGGTCGACGACGCGCTCCCGGTCTTCACAGAGCTTGTCAAGCAGGCGCCCAACCTGCCGGAAGCCCGGGTGGGCTTTGCCATCTCCCTGATGGCCGCCGGATACCTGGACGATGCCATCGAGATGCTGCAGGAAGCAGTCAAGCTCAACCCGGAGTACTTCGACGCCTACATGCTGCTGGCCGGCGCTTATGCAGATAAGGGAGACCTGCGGGAAGCGGAAAACGCCTACAAGCAGGCAGTCAAAGCCAACCCCTCCAGCCCCGATGCATATTACAACCTTGCAGTCACCCAGTCCGAGAGAAACCTGCTCACCGAAGCCATCCAGAACTACCGCATCGCAATCCAGCACAGCCCGGACTTTCTGGAAGCCCATTACAACCTGGGCCTGCTGCTCGATGATAAAGGCCTGGTAGACGAGGCGATCAGGGAATACGAGACGACTCTGGACCTGGACCCTGATTTCCCGGATGCCTACAACCGCCTGGGCTGGGACTACGCCAGGATGGGCGACCCGGCAAAAGCCCGGGAATTCTACGAGAAAGCCATCGCCCTCGACGAGCACTTCGTCCAGGCACACCTAAACCTCGGCAGCCTCTTCCTGGAACAGAAACAATACGAGGATGCCATACGGGAGTTTGAAACAGTGCAGAAGATCGACCCCGACAACGGGGAGGCCAAAAACTATCTGGCTACAGCAAGGTATAAGCTCGGAATAATATAA
- a CDS encoding YhbY family RNA-binding protein produces MDTKKILELRGMAARMEASTHIGKNGVTPSLIEEVSRQLKDNKLVKVKVLKSAFEEMPKEEIAKLLAEKTGSELIEVKGNTIVLFKR; encoded by the coding sequence ATGGACACGAAGAAGATATTAGAGCTGCGTGGCATGGCTGCCCGTATGGAAGCCTCCACTCACATTGGTAAGAACGGCGTGACCCCGTCCCTCATTGAAGAGGTCAGCCGGCAGCTGAAAGACAACAAGCTGGTTAAAGTCAAGGTTCTCAAGAGCGCCTTCGAAGAGATGCCCAAAGAGGAGATCGCTAAGCTCCTGGCCGAAAAGACCGGGTCTGAGCTGATCGAGGTCAAGGGCAACACGATAGTGCTGTTCAAGCGTTGA
- a CDS encoding alkaline phosphatase family protein produces the protein MRLLHILLAILLLSTLPCTGTAEKSAVLVIVDGMGASYIYPELSPDCADGTPLDQVKLDILDAASARYTLEAPVPKTEYGHAVLVTGYSEAEDETLTYYEATIFDSLRKQGYLCIAVLETGDTAYMLGEMDAVVRDANNSVSRPDFQYWVNDERVPAGVRAILADNSLPGKAAGKDKIAAYKRYDNWSLGKAIELVKYMEESHPEQPYLLTINVAGTDYAGHENGFDAYSATLAGLDPLLRELTNVCRDSGTIMLITADHGMSFKSASSRGAHASAEAAGRNESLLIPLLIFTDEPALGSDEIYGQECVAPTLLSLMGCQQGMTMCDGEALPWNDRPALQLESMVPVNVTIAGPGFGKTVLVNGTLRMGGLEKGVYRIEAAGHVYEVLLTHDTVVRLAASSPGQSELPAFAIFLAAGGLAAAGIIAVMLRQR, from the coding sequence ATGCGACTGCTCCATATACTGCTCGCCATCCTGCTCCTGAGCACTCTGCCGTGCACCGGCACGGCCGAAAAAAGCGCCGTACTAGTCATCGTCGATGGCATGGGGGCCTCGTACATCTACCCGGAGCTGTCCCCGGATTGTGCGGATGGTACACCGCTGGATCAGGTAAAGCTCGACATCCTGGATGCTGCCAGCGCAAGATACACGCTCGAGGCGCCCGTGCCAAAAACGGAGTACGGGCATGCAGTACTGGTCACCGGGTACTCGGAGGCGGAAGATGAGACGCTGACTTACTACGAGGCCACGATCTTCGACTCTCTGCGGAAGCAGGGATACCTGTGCATAGCAGTGCTGGAGACCGGTGATACGGCATATATGCTGGGAGAGATGGATGCCGTAGTAAGAGATGCAAATAACTCTGTTTCCAGGCCCGATTTCCAGTACTGGGTTAACGATGAGCGAGTTCCCGCCGGTGTCAGGGCCATCCTGGCCGACAATAGCCTCCCCGGGAAAGCCGCCGGGAAAGACAAGATCGCTGCATACAAACGATACGATAACTGGTCACTCGGAAAAGCGATCGAGCTGGTCAAGTACATGGAGGAATCGCATCCTGAACAGCCATATCTGCTTACGATCAACGTAGCTGGCACTGATTATGCAGGGCATGAAAACGGCTTCGATGCGTATAGCGCCACGCTTGCAGGACTGGATCCACTGTTGAGGGAGCTTACAAATGTCTGCCGGGATTCGGGCACTATCATGCTGATCACTGCGGATCATGGCATGAGCTTTAAATCCGCTTCTTCAAGGGGCGCTCACGCCTCTGCTGAGGCCGCAGGAAGAAACGAGAGTCTGCTGATACCGTTGTTGATCTTCACCGATGAGCCTGCCCTCGGTAGCGATGAAATCTACGGTCAGGAGTGTGTTGCTCCGACACTTCTGTCTCTCATGGGATGTCAGCAAGGCATGACCATGTGCGATGGCGAGGCGCTGCCGTGGAATGATCGGCCGGCGCTGCAGCTTGAGTCTATGGTGCCCGTAAATGTCACAATAGCCGGGCCGGGCTTTGGAAAAACAGTGTTAGTGAATGGGACTTTGAGGATGGGCGGGCTGGAGAAGGGGGTATACCGTATCGAGGCCGCGGGGCATGTTTATGAGGTGTTATTGACGCACGATACTGTCGTGCGGCTTGCCGCCTCTTCTCCAGGACAATCAGAGCTGCCTGCCTTTGCCATTTTCCTGGCGGCGGGTGGCCTGGCAGCTGCGGGCATTATCGCGGTAATGCTCAGACAACGGTGA
- a CDS encoding 2-amino-3,7-dideoxy-D-threo-hept-6-ulosonate synthase, with protein MDGKTIRMNRILESGKAVIVPMDHGVSEGAIEGLVDMNRTISLVENGGASAVLLHKGLIKSLSTPLKCGTIMHISGGTRYAEDKNKKVLVSCVDNAIRLGADAVSVHVNVGGCASEHDMLGDLGEIADLCDEKGMPLLAMTYPRGKGITGSPDEIAHAARIGGELGADLVKCPYTGDIRSMSLVTAACPVPVVIAGGPRCDSDVDVLQMVDDAMTAGCIGISLGRNIFQHRRPDLMTAALRAIIVERATVQEAADILKGEIETAVLRHAAVTADR; from the coding sequence ATGGATGGCAAGACAATCAGGATGAACAGGATACTGGAATCCGGCAAAGCGGTCATTGTACCGATGGACCACGGGGTAAGCGAAGGGGCTATCGAAGGCCTGGTGGACATGAACAGGACGATCTCGCTGGTCGAAAATGGCGGCGCCAGCGCAGTTCTGCTGCATAAGGGCCTCATTAAGTCGCTCAGCACACCTCTGAAATGCGGCACGATCATGCACATTTCCGGCGGCACCAGGTACGCTGAGGACAAGAACAAGAAAGTGCTCGTTTCCTGCGTGGACAACGCTATCCGGCTCGGAGCAGATGCCGTATCTGTCCACGTCAACGTGGGCGGTTGCGCATCAGAGCACGACATGCTGGGAGACCTCGGCGAGATCGCAGATCTCTGCGATGAGAAGGGTATGCCGCTGCTGGCGATGACCTACCCGAGAGGCAAGGGCATTACCGGCTCCCCTGACGAGATCGCCCACGCGGCGAGAATCGGCGGAGAGCTCGGCGCAGACCTGGTGAAATGTCCCTACACTGGCGACATCAGGTCTATGAGCCTGGTCACGGCTGCCTGCCCCGTGCCTGTCGTCATCGCCGGAGGCCCCCGGTGCGACAGCGACGTCGACGTGCTGCAGATGGTCGACGACGCCATGACTGCCGGCTGCATCGGCATTTCCCTCGGGCGGAACATCTTCCAGCACCGTCGGCCTGACCTTATGACGGCTGCGCTCCGCGCCATCATCGTGGAGAGAGCCACTGTACAGGAAGCCGCCGACATCCTCAAGGGCGAGATCGAGACGGCCGTCCTCCGGCACGCTGCAGTCACGGCTGACCGCTAA
- a CDS encoding CBS domain-containing ParB/RepB/Spo0J family partition protein, with protein MKDKLRVGDYMTGKVVTVSPEDTVMDVIKLTRQTGHDGFPVTSDGKVEGYISSLDMLLCESDEQVKSVMSRNIIVAHPQMEINEVARVIFRLGVSKLPVVDDTGRLVGIITNSDVIRSQIERADPQKVWKLKKTLETVHNIEITVTRGDVNIQELVPTQSKIFADELEGRIYELKKGLAEPIIVIHKPDRWMLADGHHRVVAAKRLGIEKIDAYILEIPKDIKLGMEKTARESGLRTVDDIVVMDFEKHPLIEITERLMMRDRKSLEEIERKSAESE; from the coding sequence ATGAAGGATAAGCTCCGAGTCGGCGATTACATGACTGGCAAGGTCGTTACCGTCTCCCCAGAGGATACGGTGATGGACGTGATCAAGCTCACCCGGCAGACAGGCCATGACGGTTTTCCCGTGACCAGCGACGGGAAAGTCGAAGGCTATATTTCCTCGCTGGACATGCTTTTGTGCGAGTCTGACGAGCAGGTGAAATCGGTCATGAGCCGGAACATTATCGTCGCTCACCCGCAAATGGAGATCAACGAAGTGGCCAGAGTCATCTTCAGGCTCGGGGTAAGCAAGCTGCCGGTCGTCGACGATACTGGCAGGCTGGTCGGCATCATCACTAATTCTGACGTCATACGGTCTCAGATCGAGAGAGCCGACCCCCAGAAGGTCTGGAAGCTCAAGAAGACGCTGGAAACGGTCCATAACATTGAAATAACGGTTACGAGAGGCGACGTGAACATCCAGGAACTCGTGCCTACCCAGTCCAAGATCTTCGCAGACGAGCTCGAAGGCCGCATCTACGAGCTGAAGAAAGGCCTGGCCGAGCCCATCATTGTCATTCACAAGCCCGACAGGTGGATGCTGGCAGACGGCCACCACAGAGTGGTCGCAGCCAAGCGCCTGGGCATCGAGAAAATCGACGCCTACATCCTCGAAATACCGAAGGATATAAAGCTGGGCATGGAGAAGACCGCCCGGGAATCGGGCTTACGCACTGTGGACGACATCGTCGTCATGGACTTCGAAAAGCACCCGCTCATCGAGATCACCGAAAGGCTGATGATGAGAGACCGCAAAAGCCTCGAAGAGATTGAGCGCAAGAGCGCGGAGAGCGAGTAA
- the thiM gene encoding hydroxyethylthiazole kinase, translating to MDARSLSGILTEVREKRPLVHHITNYVTVNDCANVTLCIGAAPVMAHAHDEVAEMVAMAGALVLNIGTLDHRQVESMLAAGHRANELNIPIILDPVGAGATRLRTETAKTLLHKLHVSVLKGNAGEIATLAGAEGKVRGVDSAGVSGDPAEFARGLAEKLGLVVAVSGATDIVTDGKRLIYVDNGHEMMGKLSGTGCMASSISGAFAAASKDYVTSTAAALASFGVAGEKAAKRCEGPASFKIALLDEIYRLTADEVAHNIKVRFA from the coding sequence ATGGATGCGAGAAGCCTTTCCGGCATCCTGACAGAGGTCAGGGAAAAGCGACCGCTCGTGCACCACATCACGAACTACGTTACCGTCAACGACTGCGCTAACGTAACGTTATGTATCGGAGCAGCGCCGGTAATGGCCCACGCCCACGACGAGGTGGCCGAGATGGTGGCGATGGCGGGCGCTCTCGTGCTGAACATCGGTACGCTGGACCACCGGCAGGTCGAATCGATGCTGGCGGCCGGCCACCGGGCTAACGAGCTCAACATACCCATTATTCTTGATCCGGTAGGTGCTGGCGCGACCAGGCTCAGGACAGAGACTGCAAAAACGCTGCTCCACAAGCTCCACGTCTCGGTACTGAAAGGCAATGCAGGGGAGATTGCCACTCTGGCCGGCGCCGAAGGCAAGGTCAGAGGCGTCGACTCGGCTGGCGTCAGCGGCGATCCGGCAGAGTTCGCCAGAGGCCTGGCAGAGAAGCTCGGCCTTGTCGTGGCAGTGAGCGGCGCCACGGACATTGTCACAGACGGCAAACGACTAATCTACGTCGACAACGGCCACGAGATGATGGGTAAGCTTTCAGGCACAGGCTGCATGGCATCGTCTATCTCTGGAGCGTTTGCTGCAGCCTCGAAAGACTATGTAACCTCGACTGCCGCTGCGCTCGCCTCGTTCGGCGTAGCGGGAGAAAAAGCTGCAAAGCGCTGCGAAGGACCGGCATCTTTCAAAATAGCGCTGCTGGATGAGATCTACCGGCTGACCGCAGACGAAGTCGCCCACAACATCAAGGTAAGGTTTGCCTGA
- the hisE gene encoding phosphoribosyl-ATP diphosphatase, producing the protein MADVLDEVYAVIADRKVNPKEGSYTTSLYNHRKGIDKVLEKIGEESTELIIAAKNGGEKEIVSECADLFFHAMVLLAAKDIPFEKIKEEFERRRK; encoded by the coding sequence ATGGCAGACGTGCTGGACGAAGTATACGCGGTCATAGCGGATCGTAAGGTAAACCCCAAAGAGGGGTCTTATACGACTTCTTTATACAATCACCGCAAGGGTATCGACAAAGTGCTGGAGAAGATAGGAGAAGAATCCACCGAGCTGATCATCGCTGCCAAGAACGGCGGCGAAAAGGAGATCGTCAGCGAGTGTGCGGACCTGTTCTTCCACGCCATGGTACTCCTGGCGGCCAAGGATATCCCCTTCGAGAAGATCAAGGAAGAGTTCGAGCGACGCAGGAAATAG
- a CDS encoding 30S ribosomal protein S8e, with the protein MKYQGKSTRKATGGRLRLNRSKRKFELGRDFTIPVIGAQKLKVLNVTGNGSKVRVLKSDVVNVTDPKTGKTQKVKMTTVTENPANKNYVRRNFLTKGTFVTTELGKARITNRPGQDGCINAVLVA; encoded by the coding sequence ATGAAGTATCAGGGCAAATCCACCAGAAAGGCCACCGGCGGCAGGCTCAGGCTGAACCGCAGCAAGAGAAAGTTCGAGCTCGGCAGGGACTTCACTATCCCCGTCATCGGTGCCCAGAAGCTTAAGGTCCTCAACGTCACCGGCAACGGCAGCAAGGTCAGAGTACTCAAGAGCGATGTCGTCAATGTCACCGACCCGAAGACTGGCAAGACCCAGAAAGTCAAGATGACGACTGTGACCGAGAACCCGGCCAACAAGAACTACGTGCGCAGGAACTTCCTGACCAAGGGCACATTCGTGACCACTGAGCTTGGCAAGGCCAGGATCACCAACCGCCCGGGACAGGACGGCTGCATCAACGCAGTTTTAGTTGCTTAA
- a CDS encoding tetratricopeptide repeat protein yields the protein MLRDYNKKEIEDRNSPEGLVASGNVYAMSGQYDNALAHFHKALKLKPDCTDAYYGLACVQCATGNLEEAEKSFKDALRIDDKHPGAHSDLGNLYYCLGRLDEALAELQRSLEIDPQQHLAHYRLGLVYLRMDRDDEAIEELKKTISLKPSYADAYTALGRTYGLQGRLDEAIAAFRHAIAEKPQDAVCHFDLGLALSMKGDLDPANTEFAEAIRLDPEFPDPHMAMGSNLFTDGKLNEAAFEFREAIRLNPYLEEAHLKLAQVYEQKGLMGEAVKEYREALAVQPGMYEANLSLGRVHMTLGRYEEAIRELASAAEARPESAIAYLELGNAFSKLGFEKEAKQNYEKALKLDPSLESAIKAVENK from the coding sequence ATGCTCAGGGACTATAACAAGAAAGAGATCGAGGACAGGAACAGCCCCGAAGGGCTCGTAGCCTCGGGCAACGTCTATGCCATGAGCGGCCAGTACGACAATGCCTTAGCACATTTTCATAAAGCCCTCAAGCTGAAGCCAGACTGCACAGATGCCTACTATGGGTTAGCCTGCGTGCAGTGCGCTACGGGTAATTTGGAAGAAGCGGAGAAGAGCTTCAAGGACGCCCTGAGGATAGACGATAAACATCCCGGAGCGCACAGTGATCTCGGTAACCTGTACTACTGCCTGGGCAGGCTGGACGAAGCCCTCGCCGAACTGCAAAGATCACTGGAAATCGACCCGCAGCAGCATCTCGCCCACTATCGGCTCGGTCTAGTTTACCTGCGCATGGACAGGGACGATGAGGCAATCGAAGAACTGAAAAAGACTATCTCGCTCAAGCCCTCCTACGCAGATGCGTATACTGCTCTTGGCAGGACCTATGGCCTGCAGGGCAGGCTGGACGAGGCGATCGCCGCTTTCCGGCACGCCATAGCAGAAAAGCCTCAGGATGCCGTGTGCCACTTCGACCTCGGCCTGGCCCTGAGCATGAAAGGGGACCTGGACCCTGCAAATACTGAGTTTGCAGAGGCTATCCGGCTCGACCCTGAATTCCCGGATCCGCATATGGCGATGGGCAGCAACCTGTTTACCGACGGCAAGCTGAACGAGGCGGCTTTCGAGTTCCGGGAAGCGATCCGACTCAACCCCTACCTTGAGGAGGCCCACCTGAAGCTGGCCCAGGTGTACGAGCAGAAAGGCCTGATGGGCGAGGCGGTCAAGGAATACCGGGAGGCGCTGGCCGTCCAGCCTGGCATGTACGAGGCCAACCTGAGCCTGGGCAGAGTCCACATGACCCTCGGCAGGTACGAGGAGGCGATCAGGGAACTGGCATCAGCGGCAGAGGCTCGTCCAGAGAGCGCTATTGCGTATCTTGAGCTGGGAAATGCGTTCTCTAAGCTTGGGTTCGAGAAAGAGGCGAAACAGAACTATGAGAAAGCCTTAAAGCTCGATCCTTCCCTGGAGAGCGCGATCAAAGCGGTTGAGAATAAATAG
- the artA gene encoding archaeosortase A: protein MQLFGMDALDVLMWISLLIIVAGAIVPKKNGYYIAAVGWVLFGLRWGLSTPYFYFQEANILYTVLCLLSVPLTLYAAYIMIRFQRKSLMVITRSVAISSLFYAPFAFLPWLSNWLIGLTTTLTMASLTALGFPAIRDGLDIIYLNGQAVQIILACTAIQSIAIFIGVIFCIRVETERMLKAFLVSVPVIYILNLIRDVFVVAAFGGQWFQIMPETVMQWSGKPAEFTSFFWAHNVLAELGSLIALVVISYAVLSMMPELLDYLRDVLSLLKVENIKKTLRGEEVPMLVPVKPIKKA from the coding sequence ATGCAACTCTTCGGCATGGACGCACTCGACGTGTTAATGTGGATATCGCTCCTGATCATCGTGGCCGGGGCGATCGTCCCTAAGAAAAACGGCTATTATATAGCGGCTGTAGGCTGGGTGCTATTCGGCCTGCGGTGGGGGCTGTCGACTCCGTACTTCTACTTTCAGGAAGCTAACATTCTGTACACTGTACTGTGTCTGCTATCCGTGCCTCTGACTCTCTACGCTGCATATATCATGATCAGGTTCCAGCGTAAATCGCTCATGGTAATCACCCGTAGCGTGGCGATCAGTAGCCTGTTCTACGCCCCGTTCGCGTTCCTGCCCTGGCTGAGCAACTGGCTGATCGGGCTCACGACCACCCTGACCATGGCGTCACTGACAGCGCTTGGCTTCCCGGCCATACGGGATGGGCTGGACATAATCTACCTCAACGGACAGGCCGTGCAAATTATTCTCGCCTGTACTGCTATCCAGAGCATCGCGATCTTCATCGGCGTAATTTTCTGCATCAGGGTGGAGACTGAGCGCATGCTCAAGGCTTTCCTTGTGTCAGTGCCAGTCATCTATATCTTAAACCTGATCAGGGACGTATTCGTCGTGGCGGCGTTCGGCGGCCAGTGGTTCCAGATCATGCCCGAGACTGTGATGCAGTGGTCCGGCAAGCCCGCGGAGTTCACCAGCTTCTTCTGGGCTCACAATGTGCTCGCAGAGCTCGGCTCGCTTATCGCTTTAGTCGTCATCTCATACGCTGTACTGTCGATGATGCCGGAGCTGCTCGACTACCTGAGAGACGTCCTTAGCCTGCTGAAGGTGGAGAACATAAAGAAGACTCTCCGGGGCGAAGAAGTGCCGATGCTGGTGCCGGTGAAGCCGATCAAGAAGGCTTAA
- the thiE gene encoding thiamine phosphate synthase translates to MQYDLYVVTDEGLSRGLTHPELARRAIAGSADVIQLRDKKCDCDYLLRCAMEMREDCNKAGVTFIVNDRLDVALQSQADGVHIGQSDMPLKFARRVAPKGFIIGVSAGTVEEALRAEHDGADYIGFGPVFPTGSKADAGPVCGLDLLREVRRRVSIPVVAIGGINAANAPEVLAAGADGLAVISAVVSQEDVTAAARNLKAIISQYRLSGRQ, encoded by the coding sequence ATGCAGTACGACCTCTACGTAGTGACTGATGAAGGGCTATCCCGCGGCCTGACTCACCCGGAACTGGCCCGGCGGGCCATAGCCGGCAGTGCTGACGTCATTCAGCTCAGGGATAAGAAATGCGACTGCGACTATCTCCTGCGCTGCGCCATGGAAATGCGGGAAGACTGTAACAAGGCCGGCGTCACTTTCATCGTCAACGACCGGCTGGACGTCGCTCTCCAGAGCCAGGCAGACGGCGTCCACATCGGCCAGTCAGACATGCCTTTGAAGTTCGCCCGGCGAGTCGCCCCTAAAGGCTTCATCATCGGCGTCTCCGCAGGCACCGTAGAGGAAGCGTTGAGAGCAGAGCATGACGGGGCTGACTACATCGGCTTCGGCCCGGTCTTCCCTACCGGCTCCAAAGCCGATGCCGGCCCGGTATGCGGGCTCGATTTATTAAGAGAAGTCAGGCGGCGGGTGTCGATCCCTGTCGTGGCCATCGGCGGCATCAACGCGGCGAATGCGCCGGAAGTGCTGGCTGCAGGTGCTGATGGACTGGCGGTCATCTCCGCTGTGGTCAGCCAGGAAGACGTGACTGCCGCCGCCCGGAACCTGAAAGCCATCATCAGCCAGTACCGGCTATCGGGCCGCCAGTAA